One genomic region from Nocardia vinacea encodes:
- a CDS encoding tryptophan 2,3-dioxygenase — protein sequence MSTDELMSWLRVPTAERFPYDAVLRGYHSVGKHFVPTDTLELLDQARAVLPRLGGPWPPLRVLAAFLDCALDKLDNRHDYPTYLALRLLELPVIDDPIEQALFARSRCDRSTVQLLADVLAFELAAIQGRTTVLPTMRPPRNVVDKRIRHGLRAIQPALARLALDRESTDDEPVNRAQQVSALVHADMSFAERRVVELSILPVYTMHDEYLFIRVLQTFETTFTLLAMHLRGAVAALAVGDVSRAVYFISNSTTALCEAAPLFSMLATMQVESFRTFRQFTEGASAIQSRSYKLVESLCRRPDAERVDSPAYHSVPEVRGRVLAGQQCTLDDAYTGASRSGDIAGSELERLAEVMASFSAALLRWRTTHYRLAVRMLGGASGTGYTEGTPYLAASRTTPVFTTVEPVSNAAPDNPIVV from the coding sequence ATGTCCACCGATGAACTCATGTCGTGGCTACGTGTGCCGACCGCCGAACGATTTCCATACGATGCAGTCCTACGCGGGTATCACAGTGTCGGCAAGCACTTCGTGCCCACCGACACGTTGGAACTGCTCGACCAGGCCCGCGCGGTACTGCCCCGGCTCGGTGGTCCTTGGCCCCCATTACGAGTCCTTGCCGCATTTCTGGACTGTGCGCTGGATAAACTCGACAACCGACATGATTATCCGACTTACCTCGCGCTGCGGCTGCTCGAGCTACCCGTCATCGATGACCCGATAGAGCAGGCGCTTTTCGCGCGGTCTCGGTGTGATCGGAGCACGGTGCAACTTCTCGCGGATGTTCTAGCCTTCGAACTAGCCGCGATACAGGGCCGAACCACAGTGCTGCCGACGATGCGTCCGCCACGTAATGTGGTCGACAAGCGGATTCGGCATGGATTGCGTGCGATCCAGCCGGCGCTGGCGCGATTGGCACTTGACCGCGAGTCGACCGATGACGAGCCAGTCAACCGGGCGCAGCAAGTCAGCGCACTCGTGCACGCCGATATGTCCTTCGCGGAGCGGCGTGTGGTGGAGCTGAGTATCCTTCCCGTCTACACCATGCACGACGAGTACCTGTTTATTCGGGTGCTGCAGACCTTCGAAACAACCTTCACACTTCTGGCCATGCATCTGCGCGGTGCCGTGGCAGCACTGGCGGTCGGCGATGTGAGCCGAGCGGTCTACTTCATCAGCAACTCGACGACTGCGTTGTGCGAGGCGGCACCGCTGTTCTCGATGCTTGCCACGATGCAGGTCGAGTCCTTCAGGACGTTTCGTCAGTTTACCGAGGGAGCCAGCGCGATCCAGTCGCGAAGCTACAAGCTCGTCGAGTCGCTGTGTCGGCGTCCGGACGCCGAGCGTGTCGACTCGCCCGCATACCACTCGGTGCCCGAGGTGCGCGGCCGGGTTCTCGCCGGTCAGCAATGCACGCTCGACGATGCCTACACCGGTGCGAGCCGCTCGGGCGACATCGCCGGATCCGAACTGGAGCGGCTGGCAGAAGTGATGGCAAGCTTCTCGGCCGCTCTGCTCCGCTGGCGCACCACTCATTATCGACTCGCAGTGCGCATGCTCGGCGGTGCCAGTGGCACTGGATATACCGAGGGCACCCCATACTTGGCGGCCTCGCGCACGACTCCGGTTTTCACCACCGTCGAGCCCGTCAGCAACGCGGCTCCCGACAACCCGATTGTGGTCTGA
- a CDS encoding aminotransferase class V-fold PLP-dependent enzyme, whose amino-acid sequence MLEEMTRAGAGWEAFENQISVARHRFAALIGARVDQVAVVPNASIGAFQVAATRSWRTRPRIVTTTAEFPSIAHVWRAQRQCGAEVVDAGHTLDSFTAFIDRTTRLVSVPLISYQHAVRLPVVEVVQAAHAAGAEVFVDAYQAVGVDPVDVGSLGCDFLVAGTSKYLLGLPGLAFLYARAPEDSDHMPTLTGWFGRVDPYAFNSFQLDYPASATRFETGTPAVPACYAAVAGLQLVGELDLALVRNHVWQLGELARAQLSAQGERVRAVPLERRGAHIGIIDADPAELGRQLAGHDIAVSPRHDVVRVSFHYYSNVEDITALCAALRDIRIRSEFLHRQKGSDVHR is encoded by the coding sequence ATGCTGGAAGAGATGACCCGTGCGGGCGCGGGTTGGGAGGCATTCGAGAACCAGATCAGTGTGGCACGGCACAGGTTTGCGGCACTTATCGGTGCGCGGGTCGACCAAGTGGCGGTAGTTCCCAACGCATCGATCGGCGCTTTCCAGGTCGCCGCCACGCGGAGCTGGCGAACTCGCCCTCGTATCGTCACCACAACAGCCGAATTTCCGTCTATTGCCCATGTCTGGCGTGCCCAGAGGCAGTGCGGCGCCGAGGTTGTAGACGCCGGTCATACCTTGGATAGTTTCACAGCGTTCATCGACCGAACGACCCGCTTGGTTTCGGTGCCTTTGATCAGTTATCAGCACGCCGTCCGGCTGCCGGTCGTCGAAGTGGTCCAAGCTGCGCACGCGGCCGGTGCCGAAGTCTTCGTCGACGCCTATCAGGCGGTTGGTGTGGATCCCGTGGACGTCGGAAGCCTCGGCTGCGATTTCCTCGTTGCGGGTACTTCGAAGTACTTACTCGGCTTGCCCGGCCTCGCTTTCCTTTACGCCCGTGCGCCCGAAGATTCCGACCACATGCCGACTTTGACAGGCTGGTTCGGGCGAGTCGACCCGTATGCTTTCAACTCTTTTCAATTGGATTACCCGGCATCGGCGACTCGATTCGAAACCGGTACACCGGCCGTGCCGGCATGCTATGCCGCCGTGGCGGGGCTGCAGCTTGTCGGTGAGCTGGATCTCGCACTTGTTCGCAATCACGTGTGGCAACTGGGCGAACTGGCTCGCGCGCAATTGAGCGCACAAGGTGAGCGTGTGCGCGCCGTCCCGCTGGAGCGTCGTGGCGCACATATCGGAATTATCGACGCCGACCCCGCCGAACTCGGTCGCCAATTGGCTGGACATGACATCGCGGTCAGCCCCCGTCACGACGTTGTAAGGGTGTCATTTCATTACTACAGCAATGTCGAGGACATCACCGCCCTATGCGCAGCACTGCGCGACATCCGAATACGTTCTGAATTTTTGCATCGACAGAAAGGTTCTGATGTCCACCGATGA
- a CDS encoding tryptophan 2,3-dioxygenase family protein, with protein MKDYSQQILSGEGDNDYARYMRTDRLLDLQRRSDERVHRDELLFQIVHQSTELWLKLACAELRKAAADIDNADLNSAIALLTRASLAMGLITDQLEMMRHLSPWDFQTIRTVLGHGSGSDSPGWLSVRRDSRTIGKSFTTFVQNRGIDLAEVYRAARHSEIHRLAEALIEWDERVSLWRVRHFKITARLIGHHATGTQGTPVAMLTKLISHRFFPELWEIRSFLTETGPMAQPNADSTQEFGDE; from the coding sequence ATGAAGGATTACTCCCAGCAGATATTGAGTGGCGAGGGCGATAATGACTATGCCCGTTACATGCGTACCGATCGACTGCTAGATCTGCAGCGCCGCTCGGACGAGCGCGTGCACCGTGACGAGTTACTATTCCAAATCGTCCATCAGTCGACCGAGTTGTGGCTCAAGCTGGCCTGCGCCGAGTTACGCAAGGCGGCCGCGGATATCGATAATGCCGATCTGAACAGCGCAATCGCATTGTTGACCCGAGCATCTCTGGCAATGGGGCTTATCACCGACCAGTTGGAGATGATGCGCCATCTGTCCCCTTGGGACTTCCAAACGATCCGTACCGTTCTCGGCCACGGTTCGGGATCCGATTCTCCGGGCTGGCTTTCGGTGCGGCGGGATAGCAGGACTATCGGGAAATCGTTCACAACGTTCGTACAGAATCGGGGCATCGACCTTGCCGAAGTTTATCGGGCCGCGCGGCACTCCGAAATACACCGCCTGGCCGAGGCGCTGATCGAATGGGACGAAAGGGTATCTTTGTGGCGGGTGCGGCACTTCAAGATCACCGCACGGTTGATCGGACATCATGCCACCGGGACACAGGGCACGCCAGTCGCAATGCTGACCAAACTGATCTCGCACAGGTTTTTTCCCGAATTGTGGGAAATCAGAAGTTTCCTTACGGAGACCGGGCCGATGGCGCAGCCGAATGCCGATTCTACCCAGGAATTCGGAGATGAGTAG
- a CDS encoding MAB_1171c family putative transporter → MTPDPILLILLTAFACGAVLAIKARDIMRDSDNGMHRASALFVGAILATMMIWLESDAIDQHTHVRTLGILLSDIAAMLAVCASQIWFVYLTTRIEIARRRSPLCYAGFAVVVVAIVALFAAFPPTSANDARYRYLFICYVGVSAVAAVVFGFRYGALTAKPWLRIGFRVIALGGIAVIARLAFLGYVLVAADLGHPPRPIYATVDGLLTVTGLLIVITGMALPSGGEFLEALLHAYRCHRADRQLSALSRHLTAATGTTSAVPLPAGREWNPMRDAEFRLCRRIVDIRDAQLALRGYADPRARQRAAERSDALGLPVNERGPMIEAAVIAAAIQAKRAGIPPRHNTTMTLSTEHGGADTLLDEARWLGRISRALRSSEIVRQNAEV, encoded by the coding sequence GTGACCCCCGACCCGATTCTCCTGATCTTGCTCACGGCATTCGCTTGCGGCGCCGTCCTGGCCATCAAGGCTCGCGACATCATGCGGGACTCGGACAACGGGATGCACCGTGCGAGTGCGCTTTTCGTCGGCGCGATCCTGGCGACCATGATGATCTGGCTCGAATCCGATGCCATCGACCAGCACACCCATGTCCGGACACTTGGCATCTTGCTCAGTGACATCGCGGCGATGCTCGCGGTGTGTGCGAGCCAGATATGGTTCGTGTACCTCACGACCCGGATCGAGATCGCGCGCCGCAGGTCACCGCTGTGCTACGCGGGATTCGCTGTTGTCGTCGTCGCGATCGTCGCACTGTTCGCCGCGTTCCCGCCGACGTCCGCGAACGATGCCCGGTATCGGTATCTGTTCATCTGCTACGTCGGTGTCAGCGCCGTGGCGGCGGTCGTGTTCGGGTTCCGCTACGGCGCGCTCACCGCGAAGCCGTGGCTACGCATCGGATTCCGGGTAATCGCATTGGGCGGCATCGCCGTGATCGCGCGCCTGGCCTTCCTCGGCTACGTGCTCGTCGCCGCCGATCTCGGCCACCCACCCCGGCCGATATACGCCACCGTAGACGGCCTACTCACCGTGACCGGACTGCTCATCGTCATCACCGGTATGGCTCTGCCCTCGGGAGGTGAGTTTCTGGAGGCGCTGCTGCACGCTTACCGATGCCACCGAGCTGACCGACAACTCAGCGCGCTGAGCCGGCACCTGACAGCGGCCACCGGCACGACGAGCGCTGTGCCCCTGCCCGCCGGTCGCGAATGGAATCCTATGCGGGACGCTGAATTTCGGCTCTGTCGGCGGATCGTCGACATTCGGGACGCGCAACTGGCGTTGCGCGGGTATGCCGATCCACGGGCGCGGCAACGCGCCGCCGAGCGGTCCGACGCGCTCGGATTGCCGGTCAATGAGCGTGGCCCGATGATCGAGGCGGCCGTCATCGCCGCCGCGATCCAGGCGAAGCGGGCAGGCATACCGCCTCGGCACAACACGACGATGACCCTGTCCACTGAACATGGTGGCGCTGACACGCTGCTCGACGAAGCCAGATGGCTCGGACGTATCAGCCGGGCCCTGCGATCTTCGGAGATCGTACGTCAGAACGCTGAGGTCTAA
- a CDS encoding MmcQ/YjbR family DNA-binding protein encodes MVTVENVRELALTLPRSYETLVRDRIKFRVGRIVYIAFSRDETVMGFAFPEAERATLIAAEPKKFRLPRPSDQRYNRVDCWMVGIDEHEMRELIVDAWRMVVPRFLHDHPSTSVTTRHQE; translated from the coding sequence ATGGTCACCGTCGAGAATGTGCGCGAACTAGCGCTCACCTTGCCTCGCTCCTACGAGACGCTCGTGCGAGACCGCATCAAGTTCCGCGTCGGGCGGATCGTCTATATCGCATTCTCCCGAGACGAAACCGTGATGGGCTTCGCCTTTCCCGAAGCCGAGCGTGCGACGCTCATCGCCGCCGAACCGAAGAAATTCCGGCTGCCACGGCCATCGGATCAACGCTACAACCGGGTCGACTGCTGGATGGTCGGGATCGACGAGCATGAGATGCGCGAATTGATCGTCGACGCCTGGCGGATGGTCGTACCAAGATTCCTGCACGACCATCCCAGCACCTCCGTGACCACGCGCCACCAGGAGTGA
- a CDS encoding VOC family protein, which translates to MTSIDRMSRHRRAHVGLDHLSFSVETMADLDELEERLAKAGAEFTPKRELPFGWLLGFRDPDHIALEAMLSR; encoded by the coding sequence ATGACATCGATCGACAGAATGTCGAGGCACCGCCGAGCGCATGTCGGCCTGGACCATCTGTCGTTCAGCGTGGAGACGATGGCGGACCTCGACGAGCTCGAGGAACGACTTGCCAAGGCGGGCGCCGAGTTCACTCCGAAGCGAGAGCTACCTTTCGGCTGGTTGCTGGGCTTTCGTGACCCAGACCATATCGCGCTGGAGGCCATGCTCAGCCGGTAG
- a CDS encoding MSMEG_0565 family glycosyltransferase: protein MRIALLTYSTKPRGGVVHTLNLAEALARAGAEVTVWTLGRGGDSAFFRPVDPSVHLEVVPFEANASETVGQRIIRSIKVLRKAFRPGDYHIVHAQDCISANAVGHCIRTIHHLDQFTTPELAACHERAIVQPYARICVSAAVAEEVRAGWGFEPTVIPNGVEYERFAAAAGTGAIQSTRRAAWRERLGPYVLAVGGIEPRKGSLDLLEAFAGFVRDAPEQQLVIAGGETLFDYRRYRAEFDARATELGIEPVILGTVEHTELPALVAAASVLPFLSTKEGFGLAAMEALAAGTPVVARDLPVLREIFADAIEYASIPETMAQAMTSAIVPDTARRNRGRALAAEFTWDTAASAHLDFYASARDDARAMDAESSVLLSAP, encoded by the coding sequence ATGCGCATCGCGCTGCTCACCTACTCCACCAAGCCACGCGGCGGGGTCGTGCACACCCTGAATCTCGCCGAGGCGCTGGCCAGGGCCGGCGCGGAGGTGACCGTGTGGACGCTGGGACGCGGCGGCGACAGCGCGTTCTTCCGTCCGGTCGATCCGAGCGTGCACCTCGAGGTGGTTCCGTTCGAGGCGAACGCCTCGGAAACGGTGGGACAGCGGATCATCCGCTCGATCAAGGTGCTGCGGAAGGCATTCCGGCCCGGCGACTACCACATCGTGCACGCGCAAGACTGCATCAGCGCCAACGCGGTCGGGCACTGCATCCGCACCATCCATCATCTCGACCAGTTCACCACCCCCGAGCTCGCGGCCTGCCACGAGCGGGCCATCGTGCAGCCGTACGCCCGGATCTGCGTATCGGCCGCGGTCGCCGAAGAGGTCAGGGCCGGATGGGGTTTCGAGCCGACGGTCATCCCGAACGGTGTCGAATACGAACGATTCGCAGCGGCCGCCGGAACAGGAGCGATCCAGTCCACGCGGCGCGCCGCCTGGCGGGAGCGGCTCGGCCCGTATGTGCTCGCGGTCGGCGGCATCGAACCACGCAAAGGAAGCCTCGACCTCCTGGAGGCATTCGCGGGATTCGTACGAGACGCACCCGAGCAACAGCTGGTGATCGCGGGCGGCGAGACCTTGTTCGACTATCGCCGATATCGAGCCGAATTCGATGCGCGAGCGACCGAACTCGGCATCGAGCCCGTCATACTCGGCACCGTCGAGCACACCGAACTACCCGCGCTGGTCGCCGCCGCCTCGGTGCTGCCGTTCCTGTCCACCAAGGAAGGATTCGGCTTGGCGGCCATGGAGGCCCTGGCCGCTGGAACACCCGTGGTCGCCCGTGATCTCCCGGTACTTCGCGAAATCTTCGCAGACGCGATCGAGTATGCCTCGATCCCGGAAACAATGGCCCAAGCGATGACCTCGGCGATTGTCCCCGATACCGCCCGCCGCAACCGCGGCAGAGCGCTTGCAGCCGAATTCACCTGGGACACAGCGGCATCGGCGCATCTCGACTTCTACGCTTCGGCGCGGGACGATGCGCGAGCCATGGATGCCGAGAGTAGCGTGCTGCTGTCGGCGCCGTAA
- a CDS encoding carbon-nitrogen hydrolase family protein has product MGTTRIAALAGHFGRDIGRALEKLDGIFERLVQDGVDLLVLPDATLGGYIGDLRNPTVGPLPEPIDPDGPELRMLCSMAGPMTVCVGYAERDGELRYNAASCLTGDGVLGHHRKVHQPAGEHLAYAAGDTFTAFDTPVGRLGMLIDYDKTFPESARTLALDGAQIIGALSAWPASVTDRASRMPNDRQARLFDLYDMARAAENQVVLASSNQTGVTGSLRFLGQAKVVGPGGDILAKTWSKGGLAVADIDIEREVERARRTLRHLDERRVDTYHNLLREKGTR; this is encoded by the coding sequence ATGGGAACCACACGAATTGCCGCGCTGGCCGGGCACTTCGGCCGCGATATCGGCCGCGCGCTGGAGAAACTCGACGGCATCTTCGAACGGCTCGTCCAGGACGGAGTCGACCTGCTGGTGCTGCCCGACGCCACCCTCGGTGGCTATATCGGTGATCTGCGCAACCCGACCGTGGGGCCGTTGCCCGAGCCGATCGATCCCGACGGGCCGGAGTTACGCATGCTGTGCTCGATGGCGGGCCCGATGACGGTGTGCGTCGGATACGCCGAGAGGGACGGCGAGCTACGCTACAACGCGGCCAGCTGTCTCACCGGCGATGGCGTCCTCGGACACCACCGCAAGGTGCATCAGCCCGCGGGCGAGCACCTCGCCTATGCGGCGGGGGACACCTTCACCGCGTTCGACACTCCCGTCGGTCGGCTGGGCATGCTGATCGACTACGACAAAACCTTCCCCGAATCGGCTCGCACCCTCGCTCTCGACGGCGCCCAGATCATCGGCGCGCTGTCGGCCTGGCCGGCCAGCGTCACCGACCGCGCCTCGCGGATGCCCAACGACCGCCAGGCGCGGCTGTTCGACCTCTACGACATGGCCCGCGCCGCCGAAAACCAGGTCGTGCTCGCCTCGTCCAACCAAACCGGTGTCACCGGCTCGCTGCGCTTCCTCGGCCAGGCGAAGGTGGTCGGCCCCGGCGGCGACATCTTGGCGAAGACCTGGTCCAAGGGTGGGCTGGCAGTGGCCGACATCGATATCGAGCGGGAGGTGGAGCGGGCTCGCCGGACCCTGCGGCACCTCGACGAAAGACGCGTCGACACCTACCACAATCTATTGCGCGAGAAGGGAACTCGCTGA
- a CDS encoding MSMEG_0569 family flavin-dependent oxidoreductase codes for MITEREVVVIGAGQAGLSISWHLTRRGIDHIVLERDTIAHEWLDSRWDNFTLVTPNWQCVLPGYHYDGPDPDGFMKRDEVYAFVRGYADVFNAPVREGVAVTSVRPAADSGYDIDTTDGPLRASQVVVATGGYQEPIVPRYAEKLPPSITQLHSCEYRSSTDLPEGEVLVVGTGQSGAQIAEDLHLEGRKVHLVAGDAPRVARFYRGRDCVAWLQDMGHYDLPIEEQPGGLGKRENTNHYVTGRDGGRDIDLRQFALEGMSLYGRMLDFDGAALRFAPTLERSLDSADAVAESIKDSIDAYIARENIDAPEEPRYVPVWRPESEVTTLDLADTGITSVVWSVGFRTDYRWLRAGVFDGEGHPCHNRGVTTAPGLFFLGLPWLHTWGSGRFAAVARDAEFLADEIALRVQESAAA; via the coding sequence ATGATCACCGAACGCGAGGTCGTGGTCATCGGCGCGGGACAGGCCGGTTTGTCCATCAGCTGGCATCTGACCCGCCGTGGCATCGACCACATCGTGCTCGAACGCGACACCATCGCCCACGAATGGCTCGACAGCCGCTGGGACAACTTCACGCTGGTGACACCGAACTGGCAGTGCGTGCTACCCGGATACCACTACGACGGCCCCGACCCGGACGGGTTCATGAAACGTGACGAGGTGTACGCGTTCGTCCGTGGCTACGCCGACGTGTTCAACGCGCCGGTCCGGGAAGGGGTGGCGGTCACCTCCGTCCGGCCGGCCGCGGACAGCGGATACGACATCGACACGACCGACGGCCCGCTGCGCGCGAGCCAGGTCGTCGTCGCGACCGGCGGCTACCAGGAACCGATCGTGCCGCGGTACGCGGAGAAGCTGCCACCATCGATCACGCAGCTGCATTCGTGCGAATACCGCAGCAGCACAGACCTTCCCGAGGGGGAGGTGCTGGTGGTCGGCACCGGCCAGTCCGGCGCGCAGATCGCTGAGGATTTGCACCTGGAGGGCCGCAAGGTGCACTTGGTCGCTGGAGACGCCCCGCGCGTGGCGCGGTTCTACCGTGGCCGTGACTGCGTGGCCTGGCTGCAGGACATGGGGCACTACGATCTGCCGATCGAGGAGCAGCCGGGCGGGCTCGGCAAGCGCGAGAACACCAACCACTATGTGACCGGTCGCGACGGTGGCCGCGATATCGACCTGCGCCAGTTCGCCCTGGAAGGTATGTCGCTCTACGGCAGGATGCTCGACTTCGACGGTGCTGCCTTGCGGTTCGCGCCCACGCTCGAGAGGTCACTGGACTCCGCCGACGCGGTCGCCGAGAGCATCAAGGACTCGATCGACGCCTACATCGCGCGCGAAAACATCGACGCGCCAGAAGAACCGCGCTACGTCCCGGTGTGGCGACCCGAAAGCGAGGTCACCACACTGGATCTCGCCGACACCGGCATCACCTCGGTGGTGTGGTCGGTCGGATTCCGCACCGACTACCGGTGGCTGCGCGCCGGGGTGTTCGACGGCGAGGGCCATCCGTGCCATAACCGCGGCGTCACCACCGCGCCCGGCCTGTTCTTCCTCGGCCTGCCGTGGCTGCACACCTGGGGGTCGGGCCGATTCGCGGCCGTCGCTCGGGACGCAGAGTTCCTCGCCGACGAAATCGCGTTGCGCGTCCAGGAATCGGCGGCGGCGTAG
- a CDS encoding MSMEG_0570 family nitrogen starvation response protein: MPEMTFVIEWPNGTSQSCYSPSLVMHDHLEAGKSYPVAEFVARTRAALNEAGERVRAKFGYYCTSAADQLATIERTAAQFQPSEVARVISMTPPLVDSNTVGGQR, encoded by the coding sequence ATGCCTGAGATGACCTTCGTGATCGAGTGGCCGAATGGGACCAGCCAATCATGCTATTCGCCGTCACTGGTGATGCACGACCACCTCGAGGCCGGAAAATCCTATCCCGTCGCCGAATTCGTCGCTCGCACGCGTGCGGCCCTGAACGAGGCCGGCGAGCGGGTGCGCGCGAAGTTCGGCTACTACTGCACTTCCGCGGCCGATCAGCTGGCCACCATCGAGCGAACAGCCGCACAATTCCAACCATCGGAAGTCGCTCGCGTCATCTCGATGACACCGCCGCTGGTCGACTCGAATACTGTTGGAGGGCAACGATGA
- a CDS encoding carbon-nitrogen hydrolase family protein has protein sequence MNLTISVAAAEFGRDMEEGYRTIARLIEQARLRGSHLLVLPEACLGGYLPSLGGGDESEEAKQRRLRALPPALALDGPELRRVVDMAGDLVITLGFCEADGETRYNAAVTLSGDGILGSYRKVHQPLGENLCYAAGFEYKAFDTPVGRMGMQICYDKAFPEAARALALDGAEIITSLSAWPTARTQTVPNLEDDRWKRRFDIFDQARAVENQLVWVASNQAGTFGSLRFVCSAKIVGPGGDVLATTGVEPGLATATVDVAEVLGLARGGGMYNLRDRRPDLYHSVIREYDVVGQPTAASTDLESAHA, from the coding sequence ATGAACCTCACGATCTCCGTCGCCGCCGCCGAGTTCGGCCGCGATATGGAAGAGGGCTATCGCACGATCGCCCGCCTCATCGAGCAGGCCCGCCTCCGCGGCAGCCACTTGCTGGTGCTACCCGAAGCCTGCCTCGGCGGCTACCTGCCCAGTCTGGGGGGTGGGGACGAGTCCGAGGAGGCCAAGCAGCGCAGACTGCGCGCACTCCCGCCCGCACTCGCGCTGGATGGTCCCGAGTTGCGCCGAGTCGTCGACATGGCAGGCGATCTGGTGATCACCCTGGGCTTCTGCGAGGCCGACGGAGAAACCCGCTACAACGCGGCGGTCACCCTGTCCGGTGACGGCATCCTCGGCTCCTACCGCAAGGTTCATCAACCGCTCGGTGAAAACCTTTGCTATGCCGCCGGTTTCGAGTACAAAGCATTCGATACGCCGGTCGGCCGGATGGGTATGCAGATCTGCTACGACAAGGCGTTCCCGGAGGCCGCGCGGGCGCTGGCGCTGGATGGCGCCGAGATCATCACCTCGTTGTCGGCCTGGCCGACCGCTCGGACGCAGACCGTGCCGAACCTGGAAGACGATCGGTGGAAGCGGCGCTTCGACATCTTCGACCAGGCCCGAGCGGTGGAGAACCAGCTGGTGTGGGTGGCCTCGAACCAGGCGGGCACCTTCGGATCGCTGCGGTTCGTGTGCAGCGCCAAGATCGTCGGGCCCGGCGGGGATGTGCTCGCCACCACCGGCGTCGAGCCGGGGCTGGCCACCGCGACGGTCGACGTCGCCGAGGTGCTCGGGTTGGCCCGTGGCGGCGGCATGTACAACCTGCGTGACCGTCGCCCCGACCTGTACCACAGCGTTATTCGCGAATACGACGTCGTCGGACAGCCGACGGCGGCCTCGACGGACCTGGAGTCGGCTCATGCCTGA